One genomic segment of Suricata suricatta isolate VVHF042 chromosome 16, meerkat_22Aug2017_6uvM2_HiC, whole genome shotgun sequence includes these proteins:
- the KCTD19 gene encoding BTB/POZ domain-containing protein KCTD19 isoform X4, whose product MTLDNLKEGKHHLRVRPADIPVAERASLNYWRTWKCISKPSEFPIKSPAFTGLHDKAPLGLMDTPLLDTEEEVHYCFLPLDLVAKYPSLVTEDNLLWLAETVALIECECSEFRFIVNFLRSQKILLPDNFSNIDVLEAEVEILEIPELTEAVRLYRMNMGGCSRTSCPPPSPGKGGRAAGLESVKPLYMMALGLLVKYPDSALGQLRIESTLDGSRLYITGNGVLFQHVKNWLGTCRLPLTETISEVYELCAFLDKRDITYEPMKVALKTHLEPKSLAPVDVLNEEWTAEITVYSPQQIIKVYVGSHWYATTLQTLLKYPELLSNPQRVYWITYGQTLMIHGDGQMFRHILNFLRLGKLFLPSEFKEWPLFCKEVEEYHIPSLSEALAQCEAYKSWTQEKESENEEAFPMRRLRVMTEGPGSLVELSKDTKETTACMPMDFQDCNDRTSWNKAKGTLTRSSQMEEAEQYSQTIQVSPCQGAKRAGNPSTYSHCPGLCANPKYWGAHPESPPKKKCSTVNLTQKPETKDLPVTPMQKLISLVREWDMVNCKQWEFQPMPVRRSSFMEEATLQLPSGSEAASQPSTSASWKSHSTGSEKDPGLQAGAGAGAKDKGPEPTFKPYFPVKKAVTLKDGGKQKPREKEIPGPEQPLPEASEVDSAGVILKVTHPPVMGSDGSCMFFEDSIVYTTQMDNLRHTPPTASPQPREVTFLSFSLSWEEMFYAQKCHRFLTDIILDSIRQKDPKAMTAKMISLANRLWTLRISPKQFVVDLLAITGFKDDRHTQERLYSWVELTLPFARKYGRCVDLLIQRGLSRSVSYSILGKYLQES is encoded by the exons GGGGCTCATGGACACACCATTGTTGGACACAGAAGAGGAGGTGCACTACTGCTTTCTGCCTCTAGACCTAGTGGCCAAGTATCCAAGCCTGGTGACTGAAGACAATCTGCTGTGGCTGGCTGAAACCGTGGCCCTAATCGAGTGCGAGTGCAGTGAATTCCGCTTCATTG TGAATTTTCTACGCTCACAGAAGATTTTACTACCAGATAATTTCTCCAACATAGATGTGTTAGAAGCAGAAGTAGAAATTCTGGAAATCCCTGAGCTCACTGAAGCTGTAAGGTTATACCGGATGAACATGG GTGGCTGTTCCCGGACCTCCTGTCCTCCCCCAAGCCCTGGGAAAGGGGGCCGTGCAGCAGGCCTGGAGTCTGTGAAGCCGTTGTACATGATGGCCCTGGGTCTGCTTGTCAAGTACCCAGACTCTGCACTGGGACAGCTCCGCATCGAAAGCACGCTGGATGGAAGTAGACTATACATCACAGGGAACGGGGTTCTCTTTCAGCATGTCAA GAACTGGCTAGGGACTTGCCGGCTGCCCCTGACTGAGACTATTTCTGAGGTGTATGAGCTCTGTGCCTTCCTGGACAAAAGGGATATCACCTATGAGCCGATGAAAGTAGCCCTGAAGACTCATCTGGAGCCGAAGAGTCTGGCACCCGTGgatgtgctca ATGAGGAATGGACAGCAGAAATCACTGTGTATTCCCCCCAACAGATCATCAAAGTTTATGTTGGAAGCCACTGGTATGCAACCACCCTGCAGACCTTGCTGAAG TATCCAGAACTTCTATCCAACCCTCAGAGAGTATACTGGATCACATACGGACAGACCCTGATGATCCATGGGGATGGCCAAATGTTCCGACACATTCTCAACTTCCTGAGACTTGGAAAACTGTTTTTACCATCTGAATTTAA GGAATGGCCCCTCTTCTGCAAGGAGGTTGAAGAATACCACATTCCATCCCTCTCAGAAGCCCTTGCCCAATGTGAGGCATACAA GTCATGGACCCaggaaaaagaatctgaaaatgaAGAAGCTTTCCCCATGAGGAGGCTGCGCGTGATGACAGAAGGGCCAGGGTCACTGGTGGAGTTAAGTAAAGATACCAAAGAA ACCACAGCCTGCATGCCTATGGACTTCCAAGACTGCAATGACAGGACTTCATGGAATAAGGCCAAGGGTACCCTGACCAGATCCAGTCAAATGGAGGAGGCTGAGCAGTACTCCCaaaccatccaggtgtccccttGCCAAGGTGCCAAGAGGGCGGGCAATCCCAGCACATACTCCCACTGTCCTGGCCTATGTGCCAACCCCAAATACTGGGGGGCCCACCCTGAGAGTCCTCCCAAGAAGAAATGCAGTACAGTCAACCTCACACAGAAACCTGAAACCAAAGACCTCCCTGTCACTCCCATGCAAAAACTCATCTCCCTGGTGAGGGAATGGGACATGGTCAATTGCAAACAGTGGGAATTCCAGCCAATGCCAGTCCGCCGGAGCAGCTTCATGGAAGAAGCTACTCTGCAGCTCCCTTCAGGAAGTGAGGCTGCTTCCCAGCCCAGCACCTCAGCTTCCTGGAAAAGCCATTCCACAGGCTCTGAGAAGGACCCGGGTCTGCAGGCAGGGGCTGGAGCTGGAGCCAAAGACAAGGGGCCAGAGCCAACCTTTAAGCCATATTTCCCTGTGAAAAAAGCTGTCACCCTGAAGGATGGGGGCAAGCAGAAGCCAAGGGAGAAAG AAATCCCTGGCCCTGAGCAGCCTTTGCCTGAGGCCAGTGAGGTGGACAGCGCAGGGGTCATCCTCAAAGTGACCCACCCCCCTGTGATGGGCAGCGATGGCTCCTGCATGTTCTTTGAGGACAGCATCGTCTACACCACACAGATGGACAACCTCAGGCATACACCGCCTACAGCCAGCCCCCAACCCAGAG AGGTGACTTTCCTGAGTTTCTCTCTATCCTGGGAAGAGATGTTTTATGCACAAAAATGTCACCGTTTCCTGACTGACATCATCCTGGATTCCATCAGGCAAAAGGACCCCAAAGCCATGACAGCCAAGATGATCTCCCTGGCCAACCGGCTATGG ACCCTGCGCATCAGCCCCAAGCAGTTTGTGGTGGATTTGCTGGCCATCACCGGCTTCAAGGATGACCGGCACACCCAGGAACGCCTGTACAGCTGGGTGGAG CTCACACTGCCTTTCGCCAGGAAATATGGCCGCTGCGTGGACCTGCTCATCCAGAGGGGCCTGTCTAGGTCTGTCTCTTACTCTATCCTGGGCAAGTACTTACAAGAGAGCTAA